In one Yarrowia lipolytica chromosome 1A, complete sequence genomic region, the following are encoded:
- a CDS encoding uncharacterized protein (Compare to YALI0A05775g, no similarity) — protein sequence MATKTLRDYCRECDIKDFEPKFNGEGIRSGSDVRRFTKRIKNRMDHFGIPESVQIAVAVTAMCGTAEDWWFDLEQKPTTWNDFTKLLTDRFTPYHYYMLEQEWKSLYHGPGEAS from the coding sequence ATGGCCACAAAGACCCTCCGAGACTACTGCCGGGAGTGCGACATCAAAGACTTCGAACCCAAATTTAACGGGGAGGGAATACGATCCGGTTCCGATGTCCGACGATTCACGAAACGGATCAAGAACAGAATGGACCATTTCGGCATCCCCGAGTCAGTTCAAATCGCTGTTGCTGTCACGGCCATGTGCGGCACAGCAGAGGATTGGTGGTTCGACTTGGAGCAGAAGCCCACGACTTGGAATGACTTCACCAAACTATTGACCGACCGATTCACTCCTTACCATTATTATATGTTAGAACAGGAGTGGAAGAGTCTCTACCACGGACCTGGCGAGGCATCCTAA
- a CDS encoding uncharacterized protein (Compare to YALI0A05665g, highly similar to uniprot|Q6CI65 Yarrowia lipolytica YALI0A01265g) — MSVLISYQGTHLDIPYAPAEESHEDDEDYGSHSSNTTGLDALSETTISLPRSDSPLPSFEQVMQEQRSLMVDFTPIVSVKYTKSTRVKKMTTALVRHMVVSETRAQTNETLVQWDLLSGRSKPVEGPVSAISNPVSIQASTHKYSLHCSLPAGLPETASHNSNKLWYTLDTQVSCQKRLHSNCGLIEHSQEIVIARGRKIDDQTLLPVNVSAPWLNKLRFVVSYPQKDISLNEDTEIPVKITTTLFEKPIRLNSVKISVTQTCNSNANDTQKTGLLTVYSNRYADSDDVEHDEIELQQAREEGFDVKENFFDSIHRGNLLIPGAEETVLDYSLKLNSRIIDKLSASTSRTHPLHVVHKIYVSLRFSQLDMTNQPNQKSRRYVDLSLSAPLVFSRARSVFGTAQVDACSNLVPFEYEDFLLCEYPLLKNTNMVFKNDYADDSAPSYESLAPPDYEAIDSKWETKADTRGKTGCMARSGCVDQGEMRNTRCRWFRRTMH, encoded by the coding sequence ATGTCTGTCCTCATCTCCTATCAGGGAACCCACTTGGATATTCCTTACgcaccagcagaagagTCCCAtgaggatgatgaagatTATGGATCACACAGCAGTAACACCACAGGACTAGACGCTCTCTCAGAGACAACAATCTCTCTTCCCCGGTCCGACTCGCCTTTACCTTCGTTTGAACAAGTCATGCAGGAACAGAGATCACTCATGGTGGACTTTACCCCCATTGTCTCAGTGAAGTACACGAAGAGCACGCGGGTCAAAAAGATGACCACTGCTCTAGTGCGTCACATGGTAGTGTCGGAGACAAGGGCTCAAACGAACGAGACTCTGGTCCAATGGGATCTCTTGTCGGGTCGATCCAAGCCTGTTGAAGGGCCCGTTTCTGCAATCTCCAATCCGGTCTCTATCCAAGCCTCCACTCACAAGTACTCGCTTCACTGCTCTCTTCCTGCTGGGCTTCCTGAAACTGCTTcccacaactccaacaaacTGTGGTACACTCTTGACACCCAGGTGAGCTGCCAAAAGCGGTTACATTCAAACTGCGGCCTCATTGAGCATTCCCAGGAGATTGTCATAGCCCGAGGCAGAAAGATAGACGACCAGACTCTTCTCCCCGTCAATGTCTCGGCTCCCTGgctcaacaagctcagATTCGTTGTTTCTTACCCGCAGAAAGACATTTCTCTAAACGAAGATACCGAGATCCCCGTCAAGATCACCACGACCCTGTTTGAGAAGCCCATTCGACTCAACTCCGTCAAGATCTCCGTGACCCAAACCTGCAATTCAAACGCCAATGACACGCAGAAAACTGGACTCCTCACCGTGTATTCCAACCGATACGCAGATTCGGACGATGTAGAGCATGACGAAATAGAACTCCAGCAAGCCAGGGAAGAAGGGTTCGACGTGAAGGAAAACTTTTTCGACTCCATCCATAGAGGCAATCTTCTCATCCCCGGAGCCGAAGAGACAGTGCTGGATTACTCGCTGAAGTTGAATTCCCGGATCATTGACAAATTATCCGCATCAACCTCCCGCACCCACCCTCTTCACGTGGTGCACAAGATATACGTGTCGCTGCGCTTCTCACAATTGGATATGACCAACCAGCCCAATCAGAAGTCCCGAAGGTACGTGGacctgtctctgtctgcGCCTTTGGTGTTCTCCAGAGCGCGGTCAGTCTTCGGAACCGCTCAGGTGGACGCTTGCTCTAACCTCGTGCCGTTCGAATATGAAGACTTTTTGCTGTGCGAGTACCCCCTGTTAAAGAATACAAACATGGTCTTCAAAAACGATTACGCCGATGACTCTGCTCCTTCCTACGAGTCTCTAGCACCCCCAGATTACGAGGCGATCGACTCAAAATGGGAAACCAAGGCGGATACCAGGGGAAAGACTGGTTGCATGGCTCGAAGTGGATGTGTGGACCAAGGTGAAATGAGGAACACGAGATGTCGGTGGTTTAGACGAACCATGCATTAA
- a CDS encoding uncharacterized protein (Compare to YALI0A05577g, weakly similar to uniprot|P35210 Saccharomyces cerevisiae YKL020c SPT23 dosage-dependent suppressor of Ty- induced promotor mutations), with product METDSKRGVYSIARSMLPQHFLRRAPHEDYDIEQHLNMSMFEDDDGLNEELDIDMDQFHMDLFSPQQGVVTQTPIPTPIQKSPATLPTHSTHSTQPATQTQKAKKRKNESGLANYKFGRTTPIIYPPSLSPGPHNSGSPPTYLPDFNPVTWDQIGSHTAHKLVVQDLPPRSRVETQINLSMFVYPPPPQNLVHLPTDTISKPKLQLRQGFEPDADVLMLETVVVCHSDPRNFVNICSGCMNRERKRASRKKVRVPIDEAHWNCDRDRRAIIFNCKEIVELSPVTTEGGVVGRRLDLPMRIACYCRHHGEELGFTAYISLRDHTGRVVAQTKTTPIMITDDHKALTEGDVSSLAARVSSESQQSQSQPQSQPQSQPQSQPQSQAQSPSPDGPQMEMEVVRTTKKRKSGADDTPYSMSSTTSLQKLGSVSETSSIPDTDLFTSVPSSTDFSESYTNMASLLSGSESAAEEDSSVPAVKRLIPSQGSIRGGMEITLLGQGFHDGLVVKFGDNFASTQCWSDTTIVAQLPATEVAGPVIVAFSGIPVKNPQVFTYIDDTDRQLIELALQVVGLKMNGKLEDAKDIARRLIGGGGVNNVSGVMVQQQQQHQQPDYIQQQMQLESEVIKLLSCCDVMQSSENNEGLNFTNAKTQSMMHLAAGLGFTRLVVFLTSRGVFLNTQDDAGFTPLHYAALRGKLDVVTYLASQNVNLFVESKSGHYALDIAEEEIRSYLMDLMYSGVSASSDDSGSETEVPASSKRSRRHRRRARGPRGIAQYMYDLNSAVWSSNMGDLYDFIKSPFKVAESSTSESSSASSASPASSSSPNEHAPPKYEDIFPEGSKVPEIDYSSSVIEAGSSTPAAPSSWDRKEQTEVSATPSNTPTDESAASCGAVEMSEEEVMEAWKSKRTLLHQDIMFFLFWLPIFVALMYWAYLTARSSLMGYSSTSSWDVKSMKDTFLDYTLHVLIPKKHIHKVKWLS from the coding sequence ATGGAGACGGATTCCAAACGCGGCGTGTACTCCATTGCACGATCCATGTTGCCGCAGCATTTTCTGCGGCGAGCCCCCCACGAGGACTACGACATTGAGCAGCACCTCAACATGAGCATGtttgaggacgacgacgggCTCAACGAGGAGCTAGACATTGACATGGATCAGTTCCACATGGACCTCTTTTCGCCCCAGCAGGGCGTGGTCACACAGACCCCGATACCCACGCCGATACAAAAGTCTCCGGCAACGCTTCCGACACATTCGACACATTCGACACAACCCgccacacagacacaaaaggCCAAGAAACGCAAAAACGAGTCCGGCCTGGCCAACTACAAGTTTGGCCGAACCACGCCCATCATTTACCCCCCGTCGTTGAGCCCTGGCCCCCACAACTCCGGCTCGCCCCCCACCTATCTGCCGGACTTCAACCCGGTGACTTGGGACCAGATTGGCAGTCACACCGCCCACAAGCTTGTGGTCCAGGACCTCCCTCCCCGCTCGCGAGTGGAGACACAAATCAACCTGTCCATGTTTGTGTACCCGCCGCCACCACAGAACCTTGTGCATCTCCCCACCGACACAATTTCCAAACCCAAGCTGCAGCTGCGACAGGGCTTCGAGCCCGACGCCGACGTGCTCATGTTGGAGACGGTCGTCGTGTGCCATTCGGACCCCCGCAACTTCGTCAATATTTGTTCTGGTTGCATGAACCGAGAGCGAAAGCGAGCGTCGCGTAAAAAGGTGCGTGTCCCCATCGACGAAGCACACTGGAACTGCGACCGGGACCGACGCgccatcatcttcaactGCAAAGAGATTGTCGAGCTGTCCCCCGTGACCACCGAAGGAGGAGTGGTGGGTCGACGGCTGGATCTGCCCATGCGGATCGCGTGCTACTGTCGCCACCACGGCGAGGAGCTGGGCTTCACAGCCTACATTTCGCTGAGGGACCACACGGGCCGTGTTGTTGCCCAGACAAAAACCACCCCCATCATGATCACCGACGACCACAAGGCCTTGACCGAGGGCGACGTGTCCTCTCTAGCAGCTCGAGTCTCTTCCGAATCGCAACAATCACAATCACAACCACAATCACAACCACAGTCACAGCCACAATCACAACCACAATCACAGGCGCAATCGCCCTCTCCCGATGGTCCtcagatggagatggaggtggttcGAACCACCAAGAAACGTAAGAGTGGCGCCGACGACACACCCTACTCCATGTCGTCGACCACGTCACTCCAGAAGCTGGGCTCTGTCTCAGAAACATCTTCCATTCCCGACACGGATCTCTTCACGTCTGTGCCCTCATCCACCGACTTCTCCGAGTCATACACCAACATGGCCAGTTTGTTGAGTGGGTCCGAGAGTGcggcggaggaggattCCTCTGTCCCTGCCGTCAAGCGGCTTATTCCCTCTCAGGGCTCTATCCGGGGAGGTATGGAGATCACCTTGCTGGGCCAGGGTTTCCATGACGGACTCGTGGTGAAGTTTGGTGACAACTTTGCCTCAACCCAGTGCTGGAGTGATACGACCATTGTCGCACAGCTTCCTGCCACTGAGGTTGCCGGGCCCGTGATTGTCGCCTTCTCTGGTATCCCCGTCAAAAACCCCCAGGTCTTCACATATATCGATGACACGGACCGACAACTCATCGAGCTGGCTCTGCAGGTGGTGGGTCTTAAGATGAACGGCAAGCTAGAGGACGCTAAGGACATTGCTCGTCGGCttattggaggaggaggagtcaATAACGTTTCTGGCGTGATGGttcaacaacagcagcagcatcaacagCCTGACTACATTCAACAGCAGATGCAGCTGGAGAGCGAGGTAATCAAGCTGCTGAGCTGCTGTGACGTGATGCAGAGCTCTGAAAACAACGAGGGCCTCAACTTCACCAACGCCAAGACGCAGTCGATGATGCACCTGGCTGCCGGACTCGGATTCACACGACTAGTGGTTTTCTTGACCTCTCGGGGCGTGTTCCTGAACACCCAAGACGACGCGGGCTTTACCCCGCTGCATTACGCTGCTCTTCGTGGCAAGCTGGATGTTGTCACGTACCTGGCTTCTCAGAACGTCAACCTCTTTGTGGAGTCCAAGTCCGGTCACTACGCGCTGGACAttgctgaggaggagatccgGTCATATCTGATGGATCTCATGTACTCGGGCGTGTCTGCTTCTTCGGATGACTCTGGTTCAGAGACTGAAGTGCCCGCATCTTCCAAGCGGTCGCGTCGACATCGACGACGAGCACGAGGACCCCGAGGTATCGCTCAGTACATGTACGACCTTAACAGCGCGGTGTGGAGCTCCAACATGGGCGATCTGTATGATTTCATCAAGTCGCCCTTCAAGGTCGCTGAGTCATCTACGTCGGAATCGTCTTCCGCGTCTTCCGCGTCTCCCGCGTCTTCCTCGTCTCCTAACGAGCATGCTCCTCCCAAATACGAAGACATCTTTCCCGAGGGCTCCAAGGTGCCCGAAATCGACtactcgtcgtcggtcaTTGAAGCTGGGTCTTCCACCCCAGCAGCCCCCAGCTCGTGGGACCGAAAGGAGCAGACAGAAGTGTCTGCCACTCCTTCTAACACACCCACCGATGAGTCTGCTGCTTCCTGTGGAGCAGTAGAAAtgagcgaggaggaggtcatGGAGGCCTGGAAGTCGAAGCGTACGCTTCTGCACCAAGACATTAtgttcttcctcttctggctTCCCATTTTTGTTGCTCTCATGTACTGGGCCTATCTGACCGCTCGGTCCTCTCTCATGGGCTACTCTTCGACATCTTCTTGGGATGTCAAGTCTATGAAAGACACTTTTCTGGACTATACTTTGCATGTCCTGATTCCCAAGAAGCACATTCACAAAGTCAAGTGGTTGAGTTGA